Within Anopheles nili chromosome 3, idAnoNiliSN_F5_01, whole genome shotgun sequence, the genomic segment GCCAACTGGGACTACACGTCCTATTCCCTAGTCACCGTGTACCGGGCGATGTTGCTCACGATCGAGAAGCTGCTGGAGGATAAACAGAACCAGGCGAATGGTTTCATTGCGATCGTCGATTGGACCAACTTCACCTTCCGTCAGTCGTCAAATCTGAACCCGAAGGTGCTCAAGCTGATGATCGAGGGATTGCAGGTAGGATCGCGAAACGTTTGATgtgacttttttgtttgtttgtggcgCCCTCTGATGGGAAATTAGTAGAGCATTTAGTAGAGCCTGTTGCCAGTTTGCACTAAGaaagctcgttttttttttcgttcttttcaaCCACAGGACTGTTTCCCGGTGCGATTTAAGGCGATTCACTTTATCGGTCAACCGTGGTACGTCGAAGCGGCGTTGGCCGTCATCCGACCGTTCCTGAAAGAGAAAACCCGTGACAGGATAAAGCTGCACGGTAGCAACTTGTCGACGCTGCACGATTGCGTTGCCCGGGACATCCTGCCGACGGAACTCGGTGGAGAGGGTCCCACTTTCAACCCACTCAACTGGTACCACGAACTGCTCGAATCAAGCCAAACCGTCACCAAGCCAGCGCCATCGTACTGTCTCAGCCAGACGCAGATCTACACGAAAACGCCGGCACAATTTGTGCCGGCAGTTGGAGGTCACAGGAAGGGCGCCGACTTATCACCAGCTCCATCCCGTTCGCCCTCA encodes:
- the LOC128723433 gene encoding clavesin-2-like gives rise to the protein MSDICDFEWSNNRYRHNLTISELKLGFNRNEPTDRSRALIALKELIGASRDYALKDKSCFQDDEFLFRFLYARKFNVTEAFQLVINYHAYRQRNAALLQRLSVLDETIQIALRDGFPGVLPNRDRRGRKVLVFFTANWDYTSYSLVTVYRAMLLTIEKLLEDKQNQANGFIAIVDWTNFTFRQSSNLNPKVLKLMIEGLQDCFPVRFKAIHFIGQPWYVEAALAVIRPFLKEKTRDRIKLHGSNLSTLHDCVARDILPTELGGEGPTFNPLNWYHELLESSQTVTKPAPSYCLSQTQIYTKTPAQFVPAVGGHRKGADLSPAPSRSPSPPRSLSPGNGTEFLKAATKAAAVKIGVLTAKANDPATNTLLGVTTGAGGCEL